ccataaATGCTTCAGGACACACAGCCCTAGACAGGCAGGAGATGTTTCTGTGCTCAGCTGTTCTGCAGTAGGGATTTCCTACTCTGTCTCCTGTTGATTGTAGTgtgctttgggggttttttttgtaccAGGCTTAATTAAGCTGTTTAAGCCAGCAAAGCTTAAAATAAACTACTAAATCTGTGTATGTTGCACTCCCTGTGATGTTGATTCCAGGTATCATTTGTTTGTAAAGCACTTCTATCCCCACATCTGAAAATTGTCAGGAAAAGGTGTTTTTTTGCCAGTTTTTGGTTGGCATTGCTGTAACTGTAAAAATTCTGTATTGTTACTGTAATAAAGCAGACATTTTAGTGACAGCACACAGCAAAATAGCGAGGTAAGCACATTCTGTGTTATATAAAGTCAAGTTCATGTATATGTTTTGGAATGCTGCTGTTCTGTTCATTTTTGTTCAATGCACGAGTTTATTGAGTTGAAGTGATACAGTGATGCAAAATTTTGTACAGGTGTAGCATGTTACTGTTTGCTGTCAGATTTATATTGTCTTTAAAAGGTAACAGAAACATTTGAATTTGAGAGAACTCCAACACTGTTTTCAATGTGAAAGGACAGAAAGTGTCTGAACCCTTCAGAGATGCTGATGTTCACCCTGGGTTTTGGGTACCTCTTGATCTTATGGGGTACCTGAAATGCTTTGCAAGAAGTGAGGTGTTCCTGTATATGCTGAAATATCTCTTGGTAACAGAGGATGTGAATGTGAAAACCCAGTAATAGTCCATAAAGTTTCCCAGCTTGGCAAAGCAGAGCACGTGCAAGTGGGAGAGGTTTTATTGTGAGTAAGGTGCTGGGGACATGGCTGCAAAGCTGTCCCTTGGCTGTCCCTTTGTAGTTGCAGTTTTAGGGACCATCACTGAGCTCAGCTTcacctggctctgctctcctggagctgctgctgctgctcagagggaGTGCTGAAACAATGCCCTGGGAGAGATCCCACTGGATGTGTGCTCTGGCATTTGTCTCTTTGGGATGAATTGGATGGAGAGCTGGActtgctgcagggctggctcctgtaGGGATGGAAGTTCTTTTCCAGAGGCTCTGTGTAAGGTGTGTTCCTTTTGTGTGTTACACAGGAAGACGAGAAGTTTTTATCAGAAGTTTTTGCACAATTGACAGACGAAGCTACAGACGATGACAAACGGTGTGAACTGGTGAGTGCcagcccctgtgctgcctcCAGGGCTCTGGGTCACAGGGAAGCTCTCCTGCAGTCCCTGAGGGATTTCTGTACACAAACTCTGCCCCAAAATGTAACTTTTTGGTCCTTTCAGAGAGTTTTCTGACCCAAATGCTCAAATTCCCTTTCCCTGTGTGACAGGTGAACTTCTTCAAGGAATTCTGCGCCTTTTCTCAAACGTTACAACCTCAGAACAGAGATGCGTTTTTCAAAACTTTGGCAAAGTTGGGAATTCTTCCAGCTCTTGAAATTGTAATGGTGAGTGAAACTTCAAGCTGATTTTAAGCAAgcagaagagctgcagccactgaGGCAGTTTTGGCTCTGCTGAGCCCCTCTGTGTCAGTTTTGTTCTCTTGGGAGTGGGAGTTGATTGGAGCATTCCCAGTGcagaggctgccccagctctgaggtGCCTGACCTGGCTGCTCTGGGTGTTCTCACCCTGTGATCAGCACAGTCCTTGGGACAAGGGGCTGTAAAAACTGGCAGAGGCTCTTTGTGCAGCTGGATTGTTGTTGTGGTTGTTGCTGGCCAAGGGCCCAAGAAGTATTTTTAGATAATCTTGAACTGTTGGCTGGTTCCTCCCAAAAGATCCCATAATCCTGTCGTTAGCAGATTAATCTGTCCTAATCAGCAGTGGGAAAACAGAATTTCTTTCACTCCTGTGGTTGGAGCAGCTGTTGCTGCCTGAATATTGCAATTCATTTTGCTGGtttattgttgtttttctgTAACCCTATTACTGTGCTTCTCATAGAAACTCTGGTAATGAGATGTTCCCAAAACTTAAAACTACCTATTCCTTTCAGCTTTACTTGATAATAAATACCAGCTTAACTTGTTCTTGCTAATCAATTTCTCTCTCTATTAGGGAATGGATGATCTGCAAGTTAGATCTGCTGCTACAGATATATTTTCTTATCTAGTAGAATTTAGCCCATCCATGGTCCGAGAATTTGTGATGCAAGAGGCCCAGCAGAGTGATGATGTAAGTCCCAGTGGTTTGCAGTTTGTTGAGTCTTTGGGCAAggaggaaacaaacaaaacagcaaaacaaacctCTAGAAGTACAGGAAAAAGTAGGTTTAATATACAGACATCTCTGAGCATGTTGCTGTTGTATGAGTTTACAGTTTTGGAACTCTGGCTAACAAGAGTTGTAAGTGTGGAGGGTTGTGCCTGCCAGAATTTCTGTATCCAAATGCAACTCTCAATTCTTCGGTTTCATTTAAAATTGTCTTCACAAATTTACAGAGACTATAGAAATGATTTTCCATTCTTGAAACCGTGTCTAACTTGGGTGgtgtgtttgtttgggatttttctgcaGGACATCCTCCTCATCAACGTGGTCATTGAGCAGATGATCTGTGACACAGACCCGGAGCTGGGGGGAGCTGTGCAGTTAATGGGGCTGCTGAGAACTCTGATTGACCCAGAGAACATGCTGGCCACAGCCAATGTAAGCAGGTGTGGGGGTACAGACActgcactggctcagcagagctgaaaaCCTGACATTCTCTGTTTGCTCTGATACTCAATTTAAACAAGCCTAAAATAAGCTTTATGTTTCCATTTTGGGCCATTGGGCAGGTGTTTATCAACAAAAGTTTTGTCAAACTTTTTGAGTTGATGTTTTTTCAGTAGGGGATCTTTTGGTGAGGGTGAGCTTGGTTAGTTCCCCCAAAATGCAAAAACTGATCTTCCTTGAAcacaatatatttatatataaatatacctGCAGGCCCAACAGGTATGCAGGCAGACCTGAAGGAGCCACTAGAATTCTGTATGGGCTGTTTCCTGTGTTACTGTTCTTTCTTATTTAAAAGCCTGTGTATAAATCCCAGTGTTTAATaaagttatttttgttttagaaaacagaaaagagtgaatttctcaattttttctACAACCATTGTATGCACGTTCTCACTGCTCCACTTCTGGCCAATACATCAGAGGATAAATGTGAAAAAGGTACtgaatatttccattttctttttcttcctttcaggccTGTAGTGTTTGGCAGTGACTGACAGTGCTGGTCCTTGCTGCACTTCCTTGATGTTAATCATGCTAATACACCATTgttaattgcattttaaaaatacttcctGTAAAGCAGAGATTGGCTGTAATTAAAATGAAGTGTCTGTAAATTAGACTGCACTCATTTTAATGCAGTATTTGAAAAATTTAGGATTGGTGCTTTTATTCTGTATCATATTCCTAAGGTTTAGGTTATACATTTTCACCTAGATGGATTTAAAATTAAGATAAATTAAATATAGAAGTTTCACCTGACTACATTCTTGCTGCCTGTTTATGTCCCTGTATCTCACAAACTTTTGATCTGATGAAAAATCTGACCACTTGGTAGAACTGATTGTTTCTCCTCATCTTTTACATCTTGACAGTGCTTTGAAAacctttttctgatttttggttttgttttctctttatcAGATGCAGTAGTTGGATCCACTAAGAGTAATACAATTTGTCCTGGTAAGTCTGAATTGACTTTGAGTTTTGAAACTTGCCTTGTGTGCTGTGTATGGTACtctattaggaaaaaaaaagttaggcATGcccatattttatttcttttaatactTTTTACTGAAGTAGATGCAGGAGCTTTGATTCACTTGAGATAATTGGAAGCTAAAGGAACGTTTTAATCTGTTTAGAAGTtatgggttgggtttttttcctagtcAACCTTGCTGCTGAAAGTTgaaattattcctttttcttGCAGATAATTACCAAACAGCACAACTACTTGCCTTAATTTTGGAGCTGCTTACTTTCTGTGTGGAACACCACACATATCACATCAAGAATTACATTATGAACAAAGATTTGCTAAGAAGAGTGCTGGTATTGATGAATTCAAAACACACATTTCTGGCCTTGTGTGAGTATGGAGCTGTTGTGATTTCCTTCCTGCAGGCATGGTGGGGCTGTGAGGAAGGTGTTCAGTGCACACTTGGGGTTTGTGTTAGTGGTGTGGGTGAGATTGCAATGCTctgggtttgggggcctctggggGGTTCTCAGGGGTCCCAGCATGAGGCAAGAGATGAGAatcctgactccatgtttcagaaggctgatttattattttatgatatatattataagtaaatgatatattaaaattatactaaaagaatagaagaaaggatttcatcagaaggcttgcaaggaatagaaaagaatggaatgataacaaaatcttgtgactgacccgagagtctgagacagctggactgtgattggccattaattagaaacaaccacatgaggccaatcccagatgcacctgttgcatcccacagcagcagataatcattgtttacattttgttcctaaagcctctcagcttctcaggagaaaaagtcctgcaaagggatttttcataaaatgtgtccaTGACTGGGGCCCATCTTCCTCTGGGTAACATGAGGGGTTTCAGTTCTTTCCACAAGGCATGTGGTTGTTAACTCCTTGAATTTTCTTCCCCCAGGTGCTCTTCGCTTTATGAGGAGGATAATTGGGCTGAAGGATGAATTCTACAACCGCTACATCACCAAGGGAAACCTCTTTGAGCCCGTGATCAACGCCCTGCTGGACAACGGCACTCGCTACAACCTGCTCAACTCTGCTGTCATCGAGCTCTTTGAGTTCATCCGCGTGGTGAGTGCGGCTGTGCCctcacaggggcagggaaacaAGGActtgggcagctcctgggcccctgctgccactgccttcATGGGTGGGGATCTTCGTGCTCTGTGAAAGTGAAGGGAGGTTTTTAGTTGTAGGATATGGTGTCTGCTGTCTTTTCCAGCAAGAAGAACATTAGGAATTGTAGGGTTTGCCTGATAGGGTGAGAGACTGACTAAAAGGTTCCTGGTCCCACATGAGCTGCTGTAGGTGCTGAGGACTGGAGAGAGCTGGAGCCTGTGGGGAGGACAGGGCACAGCTCTCCTACATAAAAGATCTTTGTTTAACTGAAGTGTCACAATTACAGTTGGGACACTGCTGGCTCCATTGTCTGTTTCTATGGGGAGCCTTATAATTATTTCTCAATCTCATCTATTTATTAAGGGTAAATCTGATTTCATGCTTCACATTTGTATAATGTTGTACAATAATGCTTTGGCTCTGGGCAAGAAATCGGTTACTTTCCAAAGTAAACTCAAAAGCTTTCTGAATTGCTTGTGCCCATTTGAGGCTGAAACCCTGTTTTGTTCTTCTGCAGGAAGATATTAAGTCCCTTATTGCACATATAGTTGAAAACTTCTATAATGCACTTGAATCTATTGAGTATGTTCAGACCTTCAAGGGACTGAAGACAAAATACGAGCAGGAAAAGGACCGACAAAGCCAGAAGCTGAACAGGTAGGTCTCAGTTTCTGTGTCctgagcctggcaggggctgctgctctgctctgctccttgctTTTGCCTTTcccagagggcagcaggagctgggactgGGGTTGGGGTTCATTCTTGGTGAAAACTTCTTGGACTAGAGGAAAGCCCCATCTGCCTTTCCTTGTGGCCAAGTGTAGCAGAGCTGATGGTGGCCAGTGGAATGAATGTTATGGTCAGAAAACTCTAGAGTATTGGAATAATTAACACTAGAGAATTTCTAAAGAAGAGAGAGGACTCTCTAAGAGAAGAACAAAATGTTGCTCTGTCACTGATTTGGGACTCAGTCAGGCTCATCGTCAGCTGGGGTGTTGGTGAGTCTTGGGGTGAGGCAGAacgagagctggagctgcattGCCCTCTCAAATGCACTGAGTTCCTCTGAAGCTCTGGAGGCATTTCTGAagcctgaagcagcagccaagctgGGATCCTGTGTGTGTCTCTTACAGTGTCCCATCCATATTGCGTAGCAATAGATTCCGCAGGGATGCCAGAGCCTtggaggaggatgaagaaatGTGGTTCAATGaagatgaagaggaagaaggcGAAGCTGTTGTACCTCCAGTTGAGAAGTCAAAACAGGAGGATGATTTTCCAGATAGCTATGAGAAATTTATGGAAACTAAAAAAGGTATTTACTGTGTTTGAGCTTGTTGGCACTGGAAGTGCTCCATGGCTGTGTCACCCACACTCACCCGTGGTTGTGCTCTGTACCTCGAGCAGCAGCACGGGGTGTTCCATGTAAAAATCCCAATGTGTCTTCACAAGCCAGTTTAGGATTAAATGAGGAGTTTAAATGGTATCCAAAAGCAGGACTCTGAATGTGCCTGTGTGCTCCAGGTGAGCCACGTCCCCGTGCCCTCAGCATCCAGGCCCTGCTCAGTTTGCTGCTGGTGGGCTCAGCATGGGCTTGGTTGGGGAACTGAGAATTGCAGCAGAATTGGAaccaaaatccctgctggctgtcTCCTGCGATTGCACTGTGATGTGGATTGTACTCCTTGGTGTGCAGCTGATACCTAAGTGTGACAATGTTTGTCCCTCAGCTAAGGAGAGTGAAGACAAAGAGAATCTTCCAAAAAGGACTTCAGCTGGGGGATTCAAATTCACTTTTTCCCACTCAGCCAGCGCAGCCAACGGTGCGAACGGTGCAAACAGCAAATCCGTGGCAGCTCAGACATCACCAGCCAGCTCCAACGGCTCCTCCTCCAAGAGCACGGCCCTGAGCccggcagtgccagcccccaAGGTGGGAGAACTCTGTGGGGAACAGATAAATTCACGCTGAGCCCTGCAGTGAATCCCTCACTGCTCCGGGGAGGCTCAGTGGGGCTGCACTCTGTTGGTGCAGTCTCATCCCACATCCTCTGCATCATTTCactgtttcttctttttgttgCTGCTCACTTGCTGCTCTGGGTGTACACAGGGAATTGGGGTTTGTGGGAGCTCTGTTAGTGCCTGTGTTAGTGGCTGGGGAATTGCCCAGTGCTTTAGAGGAGGCAAATGCAGCGAGTGAGCCCTGGGTGGTGCCAGACCGAGCTGGGCATTATTGGAATCCTCAGCCACGGAGCTCCTGAGCACTGCAGGCCCGTGCAGCAGGGAGTGATTGCCCACCCTGAGGCTGAGCACAAAGGGATGGCAGCCTGCACACTGGAGTTTGTGTCCGTCCCACTGGCTTGGAAGTGGTTTTTAAACAATTcccaatccagacccagagcagTGAGGAAGCTCCAGTACATTTTGCAGTTTGAGGTTCAAACCTAttttccatatatatatataaatgacACTTGGAATGCCAAAGGTTGGTGTGCCCTAGACAGGTTGGCTGGAGGTTTTGTTCAAAATTTGCACCTTTCTAGGTACTTCTTCAATataaaaacttcctttttccttttctaattGGCAGGGAAGTCTAGTTGGGCTAGTGGATTATCctgatgatgaagatgatgatgaagaGGAGGAGACATCTCCAAGGAAAAGACCTCGTCTGGGTTcataaaagaaaccaaaacttTGGAATAAGAACTTTTATTATGGGGTTTCAAATGCTGCAACTGTTTTAAGAGCTAAAAAGAATCTGAATCAGAAAGCTTTCTCCCATGAGTATATAAGATAATACAAGGAGTAGCAAAAGAAACTCGGTGTATCAGCTAGAAAGGGTTAGTTCTGTAAACACAAATCTTCCAAGGAACTTAATGTCTTTCTAGAAAGTAAGGAGTCTGCCATTCAGGctgtcaaaaaaaaagaaaaattaaaaaaaaaggtgggtTAGTATTCTCAGAACCTGGATGATGGCTTCTCAGCAAGGAAAGTCTCAGGTGTTGGGAGGGAAAGGGGGAGGGAAAGGTATGGTaacacttttttaaaaatattgcagGGTTTCCCCATTGTTTAACagaactaggaaaaaaaatgcaagctTAAATTTTGAACCCCGTAATCTTAATTTTGTAATGGTGCTGTCAGTTGTGTTCTTTTAGCAATgcctcttttaaaaaaatttaagggAAAACTAACTCTGTTTGCATAAGAACAATCCATATTTTGGGACCATTTATTACCAACTAAAATGCATTTCTCATGATTGGAGGGAGGGACGCTGCAGTTATAGTGCATGTTGAGTTGTTTAAAACAGTTCAAATAagttttaatttgtattttccaAGAGGAGAGAATGCAAGCTGGATTCAAAACGGAaggttttgcttgttttgtcaGTGAGACGTCCAGAAATCTCGA
This sequence is a window from Zonotrichia albicollis isolate bZonAlb1 chromosome 3, bZonAlb1.hap1, whole genome shotgun sequence. Protein-coding genes within it:
- the PPP4R3B gene encoding serine/threonine-protein phosphatase 4 regulatory subunit 3B isoform X1 is translated as MSDTRRRVKVYTLNEDRQWDDRGTGHVSSSYVERLKGMSLLVRAESDGSLLLESKINPNTAYQKQQDTLIVWSEAENYDLALSFQEKAGCDEIWEKICQVQGKDPSVEVTQDLIESEEEHIEEMPETSPLIDLPTCELNKLEEIADLVTSVLSSPIRREKLALALENEGYIKKLLQLFQVCENLENTEGLHHLYEIIRGILFLNKATLFEVMFSDECIMDVVGCLEYDPSLAQPKRHREFLTKTAKFKEVIPITDSELRQKIHQTYRVQYIQDIILPTPSVFEENFLSTLTSFIFFNKVEIVSMLQEDEKFLSEVFAQLTDEATDDDKRCELVNFFKEFCAFSQTLQPQNRDAFFKTLAKLGILPALEIVMGMDDLQVRSAATDIFSYLVEFSPSMVREFVMQEAQQSDDDILLINVVIEQMICDTDPELGGAVQLMGLLRTLIDPENMLATANKTEKSEFLNFFYNHCMHVLTAPLLANTSEDKCEKDAVVGSTKSNTICPDNYQTAQLLALILELLTFCVEHHTYHIKNYIMNKDLLRRVLVLMNSKHTFLALCALRFMRRIIGLKDEFYNRYITKGNLFEPVINALLDNGTRYNLLNSAVIELFEFIRVEDIKSLIAHIVENFYNALESIEYVQTFKGLKTKYEQEKDRQSQKLNSVPSILRSNRFRRDARALEEDEEMWFNEDEEEEGEAVVPPVEKSKQEDDFPDSYEKFMETKKAKESEDKENLPKRTSAGGFKFTFSHSASAANGANGANSKSVAAQTSPASSNGSSSKSTALSPAVPAPKGSLVGLVDYPDDEDDDEEEETSPRKRPRLGS
- the PPP4R3B gene encoding serine/threonine-protein phosphatase 4 regulatory subunit 3B isoform X3 codes for the protein MSDTRRRVKVYTLNEDRQWDDRGTGHVSSSYVERLKGMSLLVRAESDGSLLLESKINPNTAYQKQQDTLIVWSEAENYDLALSFQEKAGCDEIWEKICQVQGKDPSVEVTQDLIESEEEHIEEMPETSPLIDLPTCELNKLEEIADLVTSVLSSPIRREKLALALENEGYIKKLLQLFQVCENLENTEGLHHLYEIIRGILFLNKATLFEVMFSDECIMDVVGCLEYDPSLAQPKRHREFLTKTAKFKEVIPITDSELRQKIHQTYRVQYIQDIILPTPSVFEENFLSTLTSFIFFNKVEIVSMLQEDEKFLSEVFAQLTDEATDDDKRCELVNFFKEFCAFSQTLQPQNRDAFFKTLAKLGILPALEIVMGMDDLQVRSAATDIFSYLVEFSPSMVREFVMQEAQQSDDDILLINVVIEQMICDTDPELGGAVQLMGLLRTLIDPENMLATANKTEKSEFLNFFYNHCMHVLTAPLLANTSEDKCEKDAVVGSTKSNTICPDNYQTAQLLALILELLTFCVEHHTYHIKNYIMNKDLLRRVLVLMNSKHTFLALCALRFMRRIIGLKDEFYNRYITKGNLFEPVINALLDNGTRYNLLNSAVIELFEFIRVEDIKSLIAHIVENFYNALESIEYVQTFKGLKTKYEQEKDRQSQKLNSVPSILRSNRFRRDARALEEDEEMWFNEDEEEEGEAVVPPVEKSKQEDDFPDSYEKFMETKKASAANGANGANSKSVAAQTSPASSNGSSSKSTALSPAVPAPKGSLVGLVDYPDDEDDDEEEETSPRKRPRLGS
- the PPP4R3B gene encoding serine/threonine-protein phosphatase 4 regulatory subunit 3B isoform X2, with protein sequence MSDTRRRVKVYTLNEDRQWDDRGTGHVSSSYVERLKGMSLLVRAESDGSLLLESKINPNTAYQKQQDTLIVWSEAENYDLALSFQEKAGCDEIWEKICQVQGKDPSVEVTQDLIESEEEHIEEMPETSPLIDLPTCELNKLEEIADLVTSVLSSPIRREKLALALENEGYIKKLLQLFQVCENLENTEGLHHLYEIIRGILFLNKATLFEVMFSDECIMDVVGCLEYDPSLAQPKRHREFLTKTAKFKEVIPITDSELRQKIHQTYRVQYIQDIILPTPSVFEENFLSTLTSFIFFNKVEIVSMLQEDEKFLSEVFAQLTDEATDDDKRCELVNFFKEFCAFSQTLQPQNRDAFFKTLAKLGILPALEIVMGMDDLQVRSAATDIFSYLVEFSPSMVREFVMQEAQQSDDDILLINVVIEQMICDTDPELGGAVQLMGLLRTLIDPENMLATANKTEKSEFLNFFYNHCMHVLTAPLLANTSEDKCEKDAVVGSTKSNTICPDNYQTAQLLALILELLTFCVEHHTYHIKNYIMNKDLLRRVLVLMNSKHTFLALCALRFMRRIIGLKDEFYNRYITKGNLFEPVINALLDNGTRYNLLNSAVIELFEFIRVEDIKSLIAHIVENFYNALESIEYVQTFKGLKTKYEQEKDRQSQKLNSNRFRRDARALEEDEEMWFNEDEEEEGEAVVPPVEKSKQEDDFPDSYEKFMETKKAKESEDKENLPKRTSAGGFKFTFSHSASAANGANGANSKSVAAQTSPASSNGSSSKSTALSPAVPAPKGSLVGLVDYPDDEDDDEEEETSPRKRPRLGS